One region of Acidovorax sp. T1 genomic DNA includes:
- the nadB gene encoding L-aspartate oxidase translates to MQSHDFDVLIVGSGLAGLSAALHLAPTHRVAVITKRQLQDGASAWAQGGIAAVLADDDSFAAHIEDTLVAGAGLCDLAATRFVVENAPEAIAWLRQLGVPFSLEGDQLHLTREGGHSARRIAHVTDATGAAVQRTLIDVVRGTPGITLFEQHTLVDVITSHKLGLAGPQQCLGLYALDDATDEVVTFHAPQTILATGGAGKVYLYTTNPDTATGDGIAAAWRAGCRVGNMEFIQFHPTGLYHPHEKSFLISEAVRGEGGKLLLPPSAGGTRFMLDHDPRAELAPRDVVARAIDFEMKKHGLDCVHLDISHQSPAFLQEHFPNILAHCASLGIDITKEPIPVVPTAHFTCGGVLTDLAGRTDVPGLFAVGEAAYTGLHGANRLASNSLLECIVFARAAAHAIAAAPRTPVPALPHWDDSRVTDADESVVISHNWDELRRFMWDYVGIVRTNKRLERAAHRIALLQAEIQEFYANFHVTRDLLELRNLVQVADLIVRSAQLRRESRGLHYSRDYPALAAPAAPTILVPPVAQR, encoded by the coding sequence ATGCAATCCCACGACTTTGACGTTCTCATCGTAGGCAGCGGCCTCGCAGGCCTCTCGGCCGCCCTGCACCTGGCGCCCACGCACCGCGTGGCCGTCATCACCAAACGCCAGCTGCAGGACGGCGCCAGCGCCTGGGCCCAGGGCGGCATTGCCGCCGTGCTGGCCGACGACGACAGCTTTGCCGCGCACATTGAGGACACCCTGGTGGCCGGCGCCGGCCTGTGCGACCTGGCCGCCACGCGCTTCGTGGTGGAAAACGCCCCCGAGGCCATCGCCTGGCTGCGCCAGCTGGGCGTGCCGTTTTCGCTGGAAGGCGACCAGCTGCACCTCACGCGCGAAGGCGGCCACAGCGCGCGCCGCATTGCCCATGTGACCGACGCCACCGGCGCCGCCGTGCAACGCACGCTGATCGACGTGGTGCGCGGCACGCCCGGCATCACGCTGTTCGAGCAGCACACGCTGGTGGACGTCATCACCAGCCACAAGCTCGGCCTGGCGGGCCCGCAGCAGTGCCTGGGCCTGTATGCGCTCGACGATGCCACCGACGAGGTCGTCACCTTCCACGCGCCGCAAACCATTTTGGCCACGGGCGGCGCGGGCAAGGTGTACCTGTACACCACCAACCCAGACACCGCCACCGGCGACGGCATTGCCGCGGCCTGGCGCGCCGGCTGCCGCGTGGGCAACATGGAGTTCATCCAGTTTCACCCCACGGGGCTGTACCACCCGCACGAAAAGTCCTTCCTCATCAGCGAGGCCGTGCGCGGCGAAGGCGGCAAATTGCTGCTGCCGCCCTCCGCCGGCGGCACGCGCTTCATGCTGGACCACGACCCGCGCGCCGAACTGGCCCCGCGCGATGTGGTCGCCCGCGCAATCGACTTCGAGATGAAAAAGCACGGGCTGGACTGCGTGCACCTGGACATCTCGCACCAGAGCCCCGCGTTTTTGCAGGAGCACTTCCCCAACATCCTGGCGCACTGCGCGTCGCTGGGCATCGACATCACCAAAGAGCCCATTCCGGTGGTGCCCACGGCCCACTTCACCTGCGGCGGCGTGCTGACCGACCTGGCCGGCCGCACCGATGTGCCCGGCCTGTTTGCCGTGGGCGAAGCCGCCTACACCGGCCTGCACGGGGCCAACCGGCTGGCCAGCAACTCGCTGCTCGAATGCATCGTGTTCGCCCGCGCCGCCGCCCACGCCATCGCCGCCGCGCCGCGCACGCCCGTGCCGGCCCTGCCGCACTGGGACGACAGCCGCGTCACCGACGCCGACGAGTCAGTGGTCATCTCGCACAACTGGGACGAGCTGCGCCGCTTCATGTGGGACTACGTGGGCATCGTGCGCACCAACAAACGACTGGAACGCGCGGCCCACCGCATCGCGCTGCTGCAGGCCGAGATACAAGAGTTCTACGCCAACTTCCACGTCACGCGCGACCTGCTGGAGCTGCGCAACCTGGTGCAGGTGGCCGACCTCATCGTGCGCAGCGCACAGCTGCGCCGCG
- a CDS encoding DUF3460 family protein, with protein MSIFRRPDYQSEATQFIEQLKAQRPELDAQQRAGRALLWDKQVDRKIWGEYRDAQVPQKPYVYQTNAD; from the coding sequence ATGTCCATTTTCCGCCGTCCCGACTACCAGTCCGAAGCCACCCAGTTCATCGAGCAGCTCAAAGCCCAAAGGCCCGAGCTGGATGCGCAGCAGCGTGCGGGCCGCGCCCTGCTGTGGGACAAGCAGGTGGACCGCAAGATCTGGGGCGAATACCGCGATGCCCAGGTGCCGCAAAAGCCCTACGTCTATCAGACCAATGCTGATTGA
- a CDS encoding segregation and condensation protein A, whose amino-acid sequence MHSASPAEATAIAPGAMPDVVDQVALARLYGEPLFALPQDLYIPPDALEVFLEAFEGPLDLLLYLIRKQNFNILDIPMAGLTRQYLVYVDEIRSRNLELAAEYLLMAAMLIEIKSRMLLPPKKQEGSEEAEDPRAELVRRLLEYEQMKMAAMRLAQLPQYGRDFVKAQVYIEQSLQPRFPDVHVVDLQQAWYDILKRARLVQHHKITREELSVREYMSMVLRTLKGRRFVEFEELFDPRHGSTVLVVTFIALLELAKETLIEITQAEAFAPIYVRLAYVPT is encoded by the coding sequence ATGCACAGCGCAAGCCCTGCCGAGGCCACTGCCATCGCCCCGGGTGCCATGCCCGATGTGGTGGACCAAGTGGCGCTGGCCCGCCTGTATGGCGAGCCGCTGTTTGCGCTGCCGCAAGACCTGTACATCCCGCCCGACGCGCTTGAAGTCTTCCTCGAAGCCTTTGAAGGCCCGCTCGATCTGCTGCTGTACCTGATCCGCAAGCAGAACTTCAACATCCTCGACATCCCCATGGCCGGCCTCACGCGCCAGTATCTGGTGTACGTGGATGAGATCCGCAGCCGCAACCTGGAGCTGGCCGCCGAATACCTGCTGATGGCGGCCATGCTGATCGAGATCAAGTCACGCATGCTGCTGCCGCCCAAAAAGCAGGAAGGCAGCGAAGAAGCCGAAGACCCGCGCGCCGAGCTGGTGCGCCGCCTGCTTGAATACGAGCAGATGAAAATGGCCGCCATGCGCCTGGCGCAGCTGCCGCAGTATGGGCGCGACTTTGTGAAGGCGCAGGTGTACATCGAGCAAAGCCTGCAGCCACGCTTTCCGGATGTGCATGTGGTCGATCTGCAGCAAGCCTGGTACGACATCCTGAAGCGCGCCCGGCTCGTGCAGCACCACAAGATCACCCGCGAAGAGCTGAGCGTGCGTGAATACATGAGCATGGTGCTCAGAACCCTCAAAGGGCGCCGCTTTGTCGAGTTTGAAGAGCTGTTCGACCCCCGCCATGGCAGCACCGTGCTGGTGGTGACCTTCATCGCGCTGCTGGAGCTGGCCAAAGAGACCCTGATCGAGATCACCCAAGCCGAGGCCTTCGCCCCCATTTACGTCCGGCTGGCCTATGTACCGACATGA